The Leptodactylus fuscus isolate aLepFus1 chromosome 3, aLepFus1.hap2, whole genome shotgun sequence genome has a segment encoding these proteins:
- the LOC142196958 gene encoding taste receptor type 2 member 7-like, giving the protein MTPGYVEKIAEFVLTAMFSLLVAIGILLNVFIVIVKVKSWKKSQRLQTIDIILTSLAMLRILLLSLYILVTIYNLYGLAIFPIDTHPEFTITLTIALEFCGLWWGSVLSVFYCAKITNYSNRLFTRLKRNISKMVPWLLLISVVPSIGFSLPYKWVVMSFRNFNGTGGQPRVPTFNWINFLILRLTGSVLPFVLSCISIGLLIVSLRRHSRHLASRGSGFSDAQRDIHLRVIQNMISFLLFCILYFVGSNLFPVSVIFKQPSLTILCFTTCVIFPSIHSISLVVSNRELNNAILTVLRCSWMRGRKTQMS; this is encoded by the coding sequence ATGACTCCTGGATATGTCGAAAAGATTGCGGAGTTTGTTTTAACTGCAATGTTTTCCCTTTTGGTTGCCATTGGAATTCTTCTCAATGTGTTCATTGTTATTGTAAAAGTGAAAAGCTGGAAGAAATCGCAACGTCTTCAGACCATTGATATCATCCTCACCAGTCTGGCCATGCTGAGGATCCTACTTCTATCTTTATACATTCTAGTGACTATTTATAATCTGTATGGTTTGGCAATATTTCCTATAGACACACATCCCGAGTTTACGATCACTCTGACAATCGCTTTGGAGTTCTGCGGTCTGTGGTGGGGCTcggtgctttctgtcttctactgtGCGAAGATCACAAACTACAGCAACAGACTCTTCACGAGACTCAAGAGGAACATCTCCAAGATGGTCCCCTGGCTGCTTCTCATCTCAGTCGTTCCATCCATTGGCTTCAGTTTGCCTTACAAATGGGTTGTGATGTCTTTTCGGAACTTTAACGGCACAGGGGGTCAACCAAGAGTTCCTACGTTTAACTGGATCAATTTCTTAATCCTTCGCTTAACAGGATCCGTCTTACCGTttgtcctgtcctgcatttccATTGGTCTTTTGATTGTGTCACTCCGCAGACACAGCAGACACCTGGCCAGTAGGGGTTCGGGGTTCAGTGACGCTCAACGTGACATTCACCTTCGTGTCATTCAGAACATGATCTCGTTTCTGTTGTTTTGTATTCTGTATTTCGTAGGTTCTAACCTGTTCCCTGTGAGCGTAATCTTCAAGCAGCCATCGCTTACTATACTGTGCTTTACTACGTGCGTAATATTTCCGAGTATACATTCAATTTCTTTAGTTGTCAGCAACAGGGAGCTAAATAATGCCATCCTTACTGTCCTACGGTGCTCATGGATGAGAGGTCGGAAGACACAAatgtcatga